CGAAGCCGACTCATCAAAGCGAAAGCGTCGGAACTGGGTTTTGACTTTTGCGGCCTGTCGACGGCTGATTTTTTGGAAGAAGAAGCTCCCCGACTGGAGCATTGGCTCGACCGGCACCGCCACGGCCAAATGCACTACATGGCCAACCATTTCGACAAACGCCTCGACCCCCGCAAACTGGTCGACGGGGCCAAATCGGTCATTTCGGTTTTGCTCAACTATTACCCCGAGCAACGCCTTCCCGAAGGGAAAAATGACCTCAAACTCTCCAAATACGCCTACGGAACCGACTATCACTTTGTGCTGAAAGACAAAATGAAGGAGTTGGTGGCGCAGTTACAGGAAGAAATCGGCGAGATCAACGGGCGTATCTTTGTGGATTCAGCCCCCGTGATGGACAAGGTCTGGGCGGCCAAAAGCGGACTTGGCTGGGTAGGCAAGCACTCCAATCTGCTCAACCGCCGCATGGGCAGCTTTTTTTTCATCGGAGAGATCATCTGCGACCTGGACGTTTGGCCCGACGGGCCCGTCAAAGATTATTGCGGTACCTGCACGCGCTGTGTGGATGCCTGCCCCACCGATGCCATCGTGGAGCCGTACGTGGTTGACGGCAGCCGTTGCATCAGTTATTTTACGATCGAGCTGAAAGAGGCCATTCCCAACGAAGTCAAAGGCAAATTTGAGAACTGGATCTTTGGCTGCGACATTTGTCAGGATGTGTGTCCGTGGAACCGTTTTGCCCAACCGCACCAAACACCCGAGTTTAACCTGCACCCCGAATTGGCCGAATTTACCAACCGCGATTGGGAAGAGATCACGCAGGAAGTCTTTGAGGAAGTCTTTCGCCGCTCCGCCGTCAAACGCACGAAACTGGAAGGAATACAGCGGAATGTGGGGTTTGTGCGGGAGGAATGAACGCTATTACAGTTCATTCACTGCGATTTTACGGCCGGAGGCGAGACTGTAAAATGAACTCTGTCTAAAGGTTTTAACTTTAAGACAGAAGAATGGAAAAGACAGAATTTGAACAGATGCGCGACAAAGCGCTGGAGCAGTTAATGAAGGGACAATCATTAACCGGCAAGAATGGGGTTTTCGCTCCCTTACTTCAACAATTTTTAGAAAGTGCTCTGGAATCAGAAATGAACGCTCATCTGAATGAGCAGGAGCGAGAATCCGGTAACAAGCGTAATGGCAAGGGCAGTAAACGCT
Above is a window of Runella slithyformis DSM 19594 DNA encoding:
- the queG gene encoding tRNA epoxyqueuosine(34) reductase QueG, whose protein sequence is MTTDDFVRQARSRLIKAKASELGFDFCGLSTADFLEEEAPRLEHWLDRHRHGQMHYMANHFDKRLDPRKLVDGAKSVISVLLNYYPEQRLPEGKNDLKLSKYAYGTDYHFVLKDKMKELVAQLQEEIGEINGRIFVDSAPVMDKVWAAKSGLGWVGKHSNLLNRRMGSFFFIGEIICDLDVWPDGPVKDYCGTCTRCVDACPTDAIVEPYVVDGSRCISYFTIELKEAIPNEVKGKFENWIFGCDICQDVCPWNRFAQPHQTPEFNLHPELAEFTNRDWEEITQEVFEEVFRRSAVKRTKLEGIQRNVGFVREE